One Saccharopolyspora erythraea NRRL 2338 genomic region harbors:
- the rsmD gene encoding 16S rRNA (guanine(966)-N(2))-methyltransferase RsmD produces MTRIVAGSAGGRRIEVPPRGTRPTSERVREALFSALESATELAGARVLDLYGGSGALGLEALSRGAAHATFVESDRRAVQLLRRNASALGFRDVSVAQGKVETVLASAAGEPFDVVLADPPYDVDAARLDQVLRSLAANGWTAPDSLVVVERSTRSGEPDWPAPLRALRTKRYGDTAVHWAVHEADAAGSQDD; encoded by the coding sequence GTGACACGGATCGTGGCGGGCAGCGCCGGAGGACGCCGCATCGAGGTACCGCCCCGCGGCACCCGGCCGACCTCCGAGCGGGTGCGGGAGGCGCTTTTCAGCGCGCTGGAGTCGGCGACCGAGCTGGCGGGCGCCAGGGTGCTCGACCTCTACGGCGGTTCCGGTGCCCTCGGGCTGGAAGCTCTCTCGCGCGGTGCCGCGCACGCCACCTTCGTCGAGTCCGACCGCCGCGCCGTCCAGCTGCTCAGGCGCAACGCGAGCGCGCTGGGTTTCCGCGACGTGAGCGTGGCGCAGGGCAAGGTCGAGACGGTGCTCGCCTCGGCGGCAGGCGAGCCCTTCGACGTGGTGCTGGCCGACCCGCCCTACGACGTCGACGCCGCGCGGCTCGACCAGGTCCTGCGGTCGCTGGCGGCCAACGGCTGGACCGCCCCGGACAGCCTGGTCGTGGTCGAGCGCTCCACGCGCAGCGGCGAACCGGACTGGCCGGCCCCGCTGCGCGCGCTGCGCACGAAGCGCTACGGCGACACCGCCGTGCACTGGGCCGTGCACGAGGCCGACGCGGCCGGGAGCCAGGACGACTGA
- a CDS encoding DivIVA domain-containing protein, whose protein sequence is MYRVFEALDELVTIVEEARGVPMTSGCVVPRGDVLELLDDVRDAIPAELDDAQDVLDHRDDVIRKAESESERTLGEARAEAERTVSSARAEAEQLLAEARERAEQLVAEAQAEAEQTVTNGRREYEDYVGRAQSEADRMVQAGRAAYDQSIHEGKAEQARLVSDTEVVQTANGEAKRIVAEANEDAERLRGECDAYVDSRLADFEDLLSKTLRTVGKGRQQLRSPVGAPFDYEEWKPGRSGTSTGGNGGSH, encoded by the coding sequence GTGTACCGGGTGTTCGAGGCGCTCGACGAGCTGGTCACGATCGTCGAGGAGGCGCGAGGCGTTCCGATGACCTCGGGGTGCGTGGTGCCCCGGGGCGATGTCCTGGAGCTGCTCGACGACGTCCGGGACGCGATCCCGGCCGAGCTCGACGACGCCCAGGACGTGCTGGACCACCGCGACGACGTCATCCGCAAGGCGGAGTCGGAGTCCGAGCGTACGCTCGGCGAGGCCCGGGCCGAGGCGGAGCGGACCGTGTCCTCGGCAAGGGCCGAGGCCGAGCAGCTGCTGGCCGAGGCGCGCGAGCGCGCCGAGCAGCTCGTGGCGGAGGCGCAGGCCGAGGCCGAGCAGACGGTCACCAACGGACGCCGCGAGTACGAGGACTACGTGGGCCGCGCCCAGTCCGAGGCCGACCGCATGGTGCAGGCCGGCCGCGCCGCCTACGACCAGTCGATCCACGAGGGCAAGGCCGAGCAGGCCAGACTGGTGTCCGACACCGAGGTCGTGCAGACCGCCAACGGCGAGGCCAAGCGGATCGTCGCCGAGGCCAACGAGGACGCCGAACGCCTGCGCGGCGAGTGCGACGCCTACGTGGACTCCCGGCTGGCCGACTTCGAGGACCTGCTGAGCAAGACGCTGCGCACCGTCGGCAAGGGCCGCCAGCAGCTGCGCAGCCCGGTCGGCGCGCCGTTCGACTACGAGGAGTGGAAGCCCGGCCGGTCCGGCACCTCCACCGGCGGCAACGGCGGAAGTCACTAG
- a CDS encoding SAM-dependent methyltransferase codes for MPEQNSFPPEVDHTRPNPARIYDYGLGGHHNFAADRDQFEKLLEVDPDARLVVSANRAFLRRAVRYCLRQGITQFLDLGSGIPTVGNVHEAAHQLNPRARVVYVDNEPIAVAHTRRLLRENENAEIVQADLRDPDAILGAPETQRLLDLSKPVGLMMVAVLHWVPSADVAGLLSRYREVLAPGSYLAISHLTSEHLPEQMGEVEDVFAETTEPVVYRPRSEAVKLFEGFELVPPGVVYTSQWQSEPYEMVEPPERTKIWAAVGRKL; via the coding sequence ATGCCGGAACAGAACTCCTTCCCGCCCGAGGTCGACCACACCAGGCCGAACCCGGCCCGCATCTACGACTACGGCCTCGGCGGCCACCACAACTTCGCCGCCGACCGCGACCAGTTCGAGAAGCTGCTGGAGGTCGACCCGGACGCCAGGCTGGTGGTCTCGGCGAACCGGGCCTTCCTGCGGCGGGCGGTGCGCTACTGCCTGCGCCAGGGCATCACCCAGTTCCTCGACCTCGGCTCGGGGATCCCGACGGTGGGCAACGTGCACGAGGCGGCGCACCAGCTGAACCCGCGGGCGCGCGTGGTCTACGTCGACAACGAACCGATCGCCGTCGCCCACACCCGCCGGCTCCTGCGCGAGAACGAAAACGCCGAGATCGTGCAGGCGGACCTGCGCGATCCGGACGCGATACTCGGCGCCCCGGAGACCCAGCGGCTGCTCGACCTGTCCAAGCCCGTCGGGCTGATGATGGTCGCCGTGCTGCACTGGGTGCCCAGCGCCGACGTCGCGGGGCTGCTGTCGCGCTACCGGGAGGTGCTCGCCCCCGGCAGCTACCTGGCGATAAGCCACCTGACCTCCGAGCACCTGCCGGAGCAGATGGGCGAGGTGGAGGACGTCTTCGCCGAGACGACCGAGCCGGTGGTGTACCGCCCGCGCTCGGAGGCGGTGAAGCTGTTCGAGGGCTTCGAGCTGGTCCCGCCGGGCGTCGTCTACACCTCGCAGTGGCAGTCCGAGCCGTACGAGATGGTGGAACCGCCGGAGCGGACGAAGATCTGGGCGGCGGTCGGCCGCAAGCTCTGA
- a CDS encoding bifunctional glycosyltransferase family 2/GtrA family protein, with amino-acid sequence MRASATATVDVVIPVHNEERSLPGCLRVLREHLRAHFPFEWSITVVDNASTDGTLRVAHELARSLDHVRVLHLDRKGRGLALRTAWAYSDADVVVYMDVDLSTGLDALLPLVAPLVNGHSDIAVGSRLAPGARTVRGGRRELISRCYNKLVRWSHGARFSDAQCGFKAVRTAVVRPLLPHIRDDGWFFDTELLLLAEYNGLRVHEVPVDWVEDVDTRVNVVRTARDDIAGLVRVARAKLTGAANVPGLPERPAPRAEHPQAVLAEPRDGLLWQLVSFGLIGAASTAVTTVLYAVLRTWWPPLPANLVALVATTMWNTEANRRLTFLGRTGSHRRIQLQGLLVFAVYYLITSGALLALHAGWPDPPGWVEIAVLVASSAVGTALRFALLRSWVFRPGNEKGRS; translated from the coding sequence ATGAGAGCGAGCGCGACGGCGACCGTCGACGTCGTGATCCCCGTGCACAACGAGGAGCGGTCGCTGCCCGGGTGCCTGCGCGTGTTGCGCGAGCACCTGCGCGCGCACTTCCCGTTCGAGTGGTCGATCACCGTCGTCGACAACGCCAGCACGGACGGCACGTTGCGCGTCGCCCACGAGCTGGCGCGGTCGCTCGACCACGTCCGCGTGCTGCACCTGGACCGCAAGGGCCGGGGCCTGGCGCTGCGCACGGCGTGGGCCTACAGCGACGCCGACGTGGTGGTCTACATGGACGTCGACCTGTCGACCGGGCTGGACGCGTTGCTGCCGCTGGTGGCGCCGCTGGTGAACGGCCACTCCGACATCGCCGTCGGGTCGCGGCTGGCGCCCGGGGCGCGGACCGTCCGCGGCGGCAGGCGCGAGCTGATCTCCCGCTGCTACAACAAGCTGGTCCGGTGGTCGCACGGTGCGCGCTTCTCCGACGCGCAGTGCGGGTTCAAGGCCGTCCGGACGGCCGTGGTGCGGCCGCTGCTGCCGCACATCCGCGACGACGGGTGGTTCTTCGACACCGAACTGCTGCTGCTCGCCGAGTACAACGGCCTGCGGGTGCACGAGGTCCCGGTCGACTGGGTCGAGGACGTCGACACCCGCGTGAACGTCGTCCGCACCGCCCGCGACGACATCGCGGGACTGGTCCGCGTCGCCCGCGCCAAGCTCACCGGCGCGGCGAACGTACCAGGCCTGCCCGAACGGCCGGCGCCGCGCGCCGAGCACCCGCAGGCCGTGCTGGCCGAGCCCCGCGACGGCCTGCTGTGGCAGCTCGTCTCGTTCGGGCTGATCGGCGCGGCCTCCACCGCGGTCACCACCGTCCTCTACGCGGTGCTGCGCACGTGGTGGCCCCCGCTGCCGGCGAACCTGGTCGCGCTCGTGGCGACGACGATGTGGAACACCGAGGCGAACCGCCGGCTGACTTTCCTCGGGCGCACCGGCTCGCACCGGCGGATCCAGTTGCAGGGTCTCCTCGTCTTCGCCGTCTACTACCTGATCACCTCAGGTGCGTTGCTCGCCCTGCACGCAGGGTGGCCGGATCCGCCGGGATGGGTGGAGATCGCGGTGCTGGTCGCCTCGTCCGCGGTCGGGACCGCACTGCGCTTCGCGCTGCTGCGCTCCTGGGTTTTCCGCCCAGGCAACGAAAAGGGAAGGTCATGA
- a CDS encoding ArnT family glycosyltransferase — protein sequence MTSIDTAIAPGRPTEAPEPVRTRAARWQRPALAGICGLAAVLYCWAIGGTWGNSYYTAAVKAMSRSFENFLFGAFDPAGVVTVDKPPMALWAQVISVKLLGYNQVAVLLPQAVAGVAAVFVLHRAVRRWAGENAALLAALVLATTPITVVINRDNNPDTLLVLVVVAAAWALGRAVEAERATRWLVLAAALIGCGFLTKMLQAWMVLPAFAAAYLVGRRESWGRRLAGLAVAAVTLVVSSFWWVVVTALWPSPKPYIGGSTDGSAWDLVFGYNGFGRILGGEGNGGPGGGGGPGGGGGFSGEAGPLRLFNDQLGGQISWLLPLCLLVLGAVAVRAWRGRRPVDRVRAAGWVLWGGWLLVVGVMFSFAQGTMHPYYTTMLAPAVGAVAGAGLVRMWCWYREPRGLGWLVLPVAVAVTVTWAVLLVVRDPSWHPWVGWVAAVLGAVAVLALLLGRRRVAALVRPGLALALAAILAAPSAWAVIGAVSGQSGMGGANPTAGPTSMGGPPGGSGRGGGPGNPMGGQPPGDAGQPADDGGQWRRGFPGGGPGGGDSLSEDQRKLLDHVVANAGGLPVPLAVEGGAHGAASYLINSDVTVVGMGGFMGSDDAPSTALLSQWKQAGQLGFVQLGGGPGDPGTGGGTPPAAGNQDASQGGGDQNTPQGDSGQDGPQGGGDRDGARAQRQEWVTRNCTPVDPAAYGGTADSGSQLYDCR from the coding sequence ATGACAAGCATCGACACGGCCATCGCGCCAGGGCGGCCGACCGAAGCTCCCGAGCCGGTGCGGACCAGGGCCGCTCGATGGCAGCGGCCGGCGCTCGCAGGGATCTGCGGGCTCGCCGCGGTGCTCTACTGCTGGGCCATCGGCGGCACGTGGGGCAACTCCTACTACACGGCCGCGGTCAAGGCGATGTCGCGGAGTTTTGAGAACTTCCTGTTCGGCGCCTTCGACCCGGCCGGCGTGGTCACTGTGGACAAGCCGCCGATGGCGCTGTGGGCGCAGGTGATCTCGGTGAAGCTGCTCGGCTACAACCAGGTCGCCGTGCTGCTGCCGCAGGCCGTCGCGGGCGTGGCCGCGGTTTTCGTGCTGCACCGGGCGGTTCGCAGGTGGGCCGGGGAGAACGCCGCGCTGCTCGCCGCGCTCGTGCTCGCGACCACCCCGATCACCGTGGTGATCAACCGGGACAACAACCCGGACACCCTGCTGGTGCTGGTCGTGGTCGCCGCGGCGTGGGCGCTGGGCAGGGCCGTTGAGGCGGAGCGCGCGACTCGCTGGCTGGTGCTGGCCGCGGCCCTCATCGGGTGCGGGTTCCTGACGAAGATGCTGCAGGCGTGGATGGTGCTGCCGGCGTTCGCGGCGGCCTACCTCGTCGGGCGGCGGGAGTCCTGGGGGCGCAGGCTCGCCGGACTTGCCGTCGCCGCGGTGACGCTGGTCGTGAGCTCGTTCTGGTGGGTGGTCGTGACCGCCCTCTGGCCGTCGCCGAAGCCCTACATCGGTGGCAGCACCGACGGGTCGGCGTGGGACCTGGTCTTCGGCTACAACGGCTTCGGCCGCATTCTCGGCGGCGAGGGCAACGGCGGTCCCGGCGGAGGCGGTGGGCCTGGCGGAGGCGGCGGGTTCTCCGGCGAGGCGGGTCCGCTGCGGCTGTTCAACGACCAGCTCGGCGGTCAGATCAGCTGGCTGCTGCCGCTGTGCCTGCTCGTGCTCGGGGCGGTCGCGGTGCGGGCGTGGCGCGGTCGACGGCCGGTCGACCGGGTCCGCGCCGCGGGCTGGGTCCTGTGGGGCGGCTGGCTGCTGGTCGTGGGCGTCATGTTCAGCTTCGCCCAGGGCACGATGCACCCGTACTACACGACGATGCTCGCGCCGGCGGTCGGCGCGGTCGCCGGTGCCGGGCTGGTGCGCATGTGGTGCTGGTACCGCGAGCCCCGCGGCCTCGGCTGGCTGGTACTCCCGGTGGCGGTGGCCGTGACGGTCACGTGGGCGGTGCTGCTGGTGGTCCGCGACCCGAGCTGGCACCCGTGGGTCGGCTGGGTTGCCGCCGTCCTGGGCGCGGTGGCGGTGCTGGCTCTGCTGCTCGGACGCCGGCGGGTCGCAGCGCTGGTGCGTCCCGGACTGGCGTTGGCGCTGGCCGCGATCCTGGCCGCGCCGAGCGCGTGGGCGGTCATCGGTGCCGTGTCCGGGCAGAGCGGCATGGGCGGGGCGAACCCGACCGCCGGACCGACGTCGATGGGCGGCCCGCCGGGTGGCTCGGGCCGCGGCGGCGGGCCGGGCAACCCCATGGGCGGGCAGCCGCCCGGAGACGCCGGACAACCAGCCGATGACGGAGGACAGTGGAGGCGCGGTTTCCCGGGCGGTGGCCCAGGCGGCGGCGACTCGCTGAGCGAGGACCAGCGCAAGCTGCTCGACCACGTCGTGGCCAACGCGGGTGGGCTGCCCGTCCCCCTGGCGGTGGAGGGCGGTGCGCACGGCGCGGCGTCGTACCTGATCAACTCCGACGTGACGGTGGTCGGCATGGGCGGCTTCATGGGCAGCGACGACGCGCCCTCGACCGCGCTGCTGAGCCAGTGGAAGCAGGCCGGGCAGCTCGGCTTCGTGCAGCTCGGCGGTGGGCCGGGCGACCCCGGCACTGGAGGGGGCACGCCACCGGCAGCCGGAAACCAGGACGCATCGCAGGGCGGCGGGGACCAGAACACGCCGCAAGGCGACAGCGGCCAGGACGGGCCGCAAGGCGGCGGGGACCGCGACGGTGCGCGTGCCCAGCGGCAGGAGTGGGTCACCCGCAACTGCACGCCGGTCGACCCCGCCGCCTACGGCGGCACGGCCGACAGCGGCTCCCAGCTCTACGACTGCCGCTGA
- the rnc gene encoding ribonuclease III — protein MGGKQSRARTVDRAPLMEALGVELDAELLTLALTHRSYAYENGGLPPNERLEFLGDAVLGLVITDRLYNEHPDLPEGQLAKLRASVVNMHALAGVARGLGEGGLGEYLLLGRGEELTGGRDKASILADGLEAVLGAVYLQDGIDVARDVIHRLFEPLLTEAPQRGAGLDWKTSLQELTAAAALGVPEYRVEEQGPDHRKEFSAYVSVAGDTLGQGGGRTKKEAEQKAAEAAWRTLSEQVKHAAESGDEESAS, from the coding sequence GTGGGGGGAAAGCAGTCAAGGGCCCGCACTGTCGACCGGGCCCCGCTGATGGAGGCGCTCGGCGTCGAACTCGACGCCGAGCTGCTCACCCTTGCTCTCACGCATCGCTCGTACGCCTACGAGAACGGTGGCCTGCCGCCGAACGAGCGGCTGGAGTTCCTCGGCGACGCGGTGCTGGGGCTGGTGATCACCGACCGGCTGTACAACGAGCACCCCGACCTGCCCGAGGGCCAGCTCGCGAAGCTGCGCGCCAGCGTGGTCAACATGCACGCGCTGGCCGGGGTCGCGCGGGGGCTCGGCGAGGGCGGTCTCGGCGAGTACCTGCTGCTCGGCCGCGGCGAGGAGCTGACCGGTGGCCGGGACAAGGCGAGCATCCTCGCCGACGGCCTGGAGGCCGTGCTCGGCGCGGTGTACCTCCAGGACGGCATCGACGTCGCACGCGACGTCATCCACCGGCTGTTCGAGCCGCTGTTGACCGAGGCCCCGCAGCGGGGCGCCGGACTGGACTGGAAGACCAGCCTGCAGGAGCTGACCGCGGCCGCCGCGCTCGGCGTCCCGGAGTACCGGGTCGAGGAGCAGGGCCCGGACCACCGCAAGGAGTTCAGCGCGTACGTCTCGGTCGCCGGCGACACCCTCGGGCAGGGTGGTGGCCGCACCAAGAAGGAAGCCGAGCAGAAGGCCGCCGAGGCGGCCTGGCGGACGCTGTCCGAGCAGGTCAAGCATGCCGCGGAGAGCGGCGACGAGGAATCGGCCTCGTAG
- a CDS encoding ribonuclease domain-containing protein: protein MRRITKSNAVRTLLAGLIAVVGLLGFQAGAVQALPVAPQAPAAAQAPCGDTSGFEQVRLADLPPEATDTYELIQKGGPYPYPQDGTVFQNREGILPDCAEGYYHEYTVKTPGSDDRGARRFVVGDGGEYFYTEDHYESFRLTIVN from the coding sequence ATGAGGCGGATCACGAAGTCGAACGCAGTCAGGACCCTGCTGGCCGGTCTGATCGCCGTGGTGGGTCTGCTCGGGTTCCAGGCCGGGGCCGTGCAGGCCCTGCCGGTCGCCCCGCAGGCGCCCGCCGCCGCGCAGGCACCGTGTGGCGACACCTCCGGATTCGAGCAGGTCAGGCTGGCCGACCTGCCCCCGGAGGCCACCGACACCTACGAGCTGATCCAAAAGGGCGGCCCGTACCCCTACCCGCAGGACGGCACGGTCTTCCAGAACCGCGAGGGCATCCTGCCGGACTGCGCCGAGGGCTACTACCACGAGTACACCGTGAAGACCCCCGGCAGCGACGACCGCGGCGCCCGCCGCTTCGTCGTCGGTGACGGCGGCGAGTACTTCTACACCGAGGACCACTACGAGTCCTTCCGCCTGACCATCGTCAACTGA
- the rpmF gene encoding 50S ribosomal protein L32: MAVPKRKMSRANTRHRRSQWKASAPTLVQCSNRACREPKLPHVACPSCGQYDGRQIHEPA; the protein is encoded by the coding sequence GTGGCCGTCCCGAAGCGCAAGATGTCCCGGGCCAACACCCGTCACCGCCGTTCGCAGTGGAAGGCGTCGGCGCCGACGCTGGTGCAGTGCTCGAACCGCGCCTGCCGCGAGCCGAAGCTGCCGCACGTGGCCTGCCCGTCCTGCGGCCAGTACGACGGCCGCCAGATCCACGAGCCTGCCTGA
- a CDS encoding YceD family protein codes for MSQKHDSGHSARAERAVQAGPWVIDTREIGHRAGQSRAYSRQAPAPAGFGLDMIRVPEGEPVELDLLAESVVEGVLVSGTAAATLTGECVRCLDPISEEIEVEVRELFAYPDSATDASTDEDEVERVVDDLVDLEPVVRDAMLLSLPSAPLCSPDCQGLCSGCGTKWAELAPDHTHETIDPRWAALRERFGGTEEEN; via the coding sequence ATGTCTCAGAAACACGATTCCGGGCACTCCGCCCGAGCGGAGCGGGCCGTCCAGGCCGGGCCCTGGGTGATCGACACCCGGGAGATCGGTCACCGGGCGGGGCAGAGTCGTGCCTACTCGCGCCAGGCGCCGGCCCCCGCCGGCTTCGGCCTCGACATGATCAGGGTGCCGGAGGGCGAGCCGGTCGAGCTCGACCTGCTGGCCGAGTCCGTGGTGGAGGGCGTGCTGGTGTCCGGCACCGCCGCCGCCACGCTGACCGGGGAGTGCGTGCGCTGCCTGGACCCGATCTCGGAGGAGATCGAGGTCGAGGTGCGCGAGCTGTTCGCCTACCCGGACAGCGCCACCGACGCCAGCACCGATGAAGACGAGGTCGAACGGGTCGTGGACGACCTGGTCGACCTGGAACCGGTGGTGCGGGACGCGATGCTGCTGTCGCTGCCCTCCGCGCCGCTGTGCTCGCCGGACTGCCAGGGGCTGTGCTCCGGGTGCGGCACCAAGTGGGCCGAACTCGCCCCCGATCACACGCATGAGACGATTGATCCTCGCTGGGCCGCGCTCCGTGAGCGGTTCGGCGGGACCGAGGAGGAGAACTAG
- the coaD gene encoding pantetheine-phosphate adenylyltransferase has translation MRRAVCPGSYDPVTNGHLDIIERAAGLFDEVVVAVLVNKSKKSLFTVDERLEMLREVTSQWPNVRIDSWHGLLVDYCREHHIGAIVKGLRAVSDFDYELQMAQMNQRLSGVETLFMSTNPLYSFLASSLVKEVATYGGDVSNLLPPKIEQRLLERLAEQS, from the coding sequence ATGAGGCGTGCGGTGTGTCCAGGTTCCTACGATCCGGTAACCAACGGTCATCTGGACATCATCGAGCGGGCTGCCGGCCTGTTCGACGAGGTCGTCGTCGCCGTGCTGGTGAACAAGAGCAAGAAGAGCCTGTTCACCGTCGACGAGCGGCTGGAGATGCTGCGCGAGGTCACCTCGCAGTGGCCGAACGTGCGCATCGACTCCTGGCACGGCCTGCTGGTGGACTACTGCCGCGAGCACCACATCGGCGCGATCGTCAAGGGCCTGCGCGCGGTCAGCGACTTCGACTACGAGCTGCAGATGGCGCAGATGAACCAGCGCCTCTCCGGCGTCGAAACCCTGTTCATGTCGACCAACCCGCTCTACAGCTTCCTGGCCAGCTCGCTGGTCAAGGAGGTCGCCACCTACGGCGGCGACGTCTCCAACCTGCTCCCGCCGAAGATCGAGCAGCGGCTGCTCGAACGCCTGGCCGAGCAGTCCTGA
- the mutM gene encoding bifunctional DNA-formamidopyrimidine glycosylase/DNA-(apurinic or apyrimidinic site) lyase, with translation MPELPEVEVVRRGVAAHVVGRTVSEVEVLHPRSVRRHVPGPDDFATRLAGRCLTAARRRGKYMWLELGGGPEEVDAGEAVLAHLGMSGQLLVQPDEAPDETHLRVRFRFDDGGPQLRFVDQRTFGGLSLTELVSVDGVAVPEPVAHIAPDPLEPVFDLEAAVARMRKRRTGVKRALLDQTLVSGIGNIYADEALWRAKLHWARPTANLTRPQARTLLVAAVEVMQAALTAGGTSFDDLYVNVNGESGYFDRSLAVYGQAGLPCPRCGTPVRRDAFMNRSSYSCPRCQPTPRNPHY, from the coding sequence GTGCCCGAGCTTCCCGAGGTCGAGGTCGTCCGGCGCGGCGTCGCCGCGCACGTGGTCGGCCGCACCGTTTCCGAGGTCGAGGTTCTGCACCCGCGATCCGTGCGCAGGCACGTGCCCGGCCCCGATGACTTCGCCACCAGGCTCGCCGGCCGTTGCCTGACCGCCGCTCGCCGCCGCGGCAAGTACATGTGGCTTGAGCTGGGCGGCGGCCCCGAAGAGGTCGACGCGGGCGAGGCCGTGCTGGCGCACTTGGGCATGAGCGGCCAGCTGCTGGTGCAGCCCGACGAAGCCCCGGACGAGACGCACCTGCGCGTGCGCTTCCGGTTCGACGACGGTGGACCGCAACTGCGCTTCGTCGACCAGCGGACCTTCGGCGGCCTGAGCCTGACCGAACTGGTGTCGGTCGACGGTGTCGCGGTGCCAGAGCCGGTCGCGCACATCGCGCCCGACCCGCTGGAACCGGTGTTCGACCTCGAAGCGGCGGTCGCGCGGATGCGCAAGCGGCGCACCGGTGTCAAGCGCGCACTGCTCGACCAGACCCTGGTGTCGGGCATCGGGAACATCTACGCCGACGAAGCCCTCTGGCGGGCGAAGCTGCACTGGGCCCGTCCCACGGCGAACCTGACCCGTCCCCAGGCCCGAACCCTCCTCGTCGCGGCGGTCGAGGTCATGCAGGCCGCGCTGACCGCGGGCGGCACGTCCTTCGACGACCTCTACGTCAACGTCAACGGCGAGTCGGGCTACTTCGACCGCTCCCTGGCCGTGTACGGGCAGGCGGGCCTGCCCTGCCCCCGCTGCGGCACACCGGTCCGCCGCGACGCGTTCATGAACCGCTCGTCGTACAGCTGCCCCCGCTGCCAGCCCACCCCGCGCAACCCGCACTACTGA